ataaaaaccttCCACAGACTCCTATGAATACCTGTGTGAATCTTGGTAATGAATGCTCTCcaagatatattttatgttcAGAGACCTTtatgaaaagcagaaaaacgcCTGTTGCATGTTGGCATAattctttcttcttcacttcAATAGTTGTTATGCAATTGGTTTTATGAGCAAatgttttgtctttgaaaaCAATAATGGATAAAGAGTTAAATGTTACCTTTCTAACTCTGGACTGGTACACAGAAATTAACAACTacagatatattttatttttttttatgtttacattatatattcTAATAATCTGCACTAATTCTACTATTGTGTATTTAATCTTTATTCATAAAAACCTTCATGAGCCTATGTACATTTTCATTGCAGCTTTGCTACTTAACTCTGTTCTTTACAGCACAACTATTTACCCAAAACTTCTGATTgactttttatctgaaaaaCAAGTCACAACATATTCAGCCTgtctctttcagttttttatgttttacactCTAGGTGGTTCAGAGTTACCTCTCTTGGGTGCCATGGCCTATGACAGATATGTGGCTATATGTAAACCTCTACAATATCATATTATCATGAGAAAAACCACTGTGGGTATTTTCCTGGTCGTGGCTTGGCTTGTACCTGCTTGTCATGTTGCTGTCCAAGCAATAGCAAGTGCTGAAGCTAAACTGTGTGACTCTAATATAAAAggaatattttgtaataatgcAGTTTACACTCTTCAGTGTCAAAGATCAAGATTAATTACTGTCTTTGGTATGGTTAGTTTACTAGATCTTGTAATACTTCCTATGCTCTTCATAGTTTTCACATACAcaataatatttattgtttcttaTCGAAGTTGTAAAGAAATTAGGATGAAAGCTGCAAAGACTTGTTTACCCCATCTCTTAGTTTTAATCAGTgcctctgtgttttttgtgtatgATATAAGCATAGCTCGGGTGGAACTAGATTTTCCAAAAACTGCACGCATAATAATGACATTACAAATAGTGCTCTATCACCCTTTGTTTAATCCATTTgtatatgggctcaaaatgaaGGAAATTTCTAAACATCTTAAAAAGCTGCTTTGTCAGGCCAAAATCATTTCTTGTATTAAAATTGGATGCTAAGTACAGTCATTTGTTCTGTAATGAGTTTTACATCATCAAATCATGCCTTCCAGAACActttttgtgtatatatattgtatctgtggaaagaaatataaaatgaaaaaaaaaatcactttcaataatttatttacCAAACTGTCGGCATGTTTTGAAGAGATGACATTTGTACTACTTATTTTGCGGTTTAAATATTACTAGTAATATTAAAATTGATAGTACTGATAATACATAATATAAACATGGAATAACTGTTCCTACAGGTACCTTAATTCCAAAAGAGGAATTAGtcttttcattttgatataATAACCTCTGTTACTGTTGATTAATGTTCTCATAGCTCTCTTCTACACCTGTcgaattacatttttattgatttctctttttaatttgCCACTTGCTAATCTCAGTAAGAGAATGAGAATTACAGTTTCAGACCTGAAGAGTTCTGATAACACAAA
This is a stretch of genomic DNA from Pelmatolapia mariae isolate MD_Pm_ZW linkage group LG16_19, Pm_UMD_F_2, whole genome shotgun sequence. It encodes these proteins:
- the LOC134644520 gene encoding olfactory receptor 13C2-like, with translation MDKELNVTFLTLDWYTEINNYRYILFFFMFTLYILIICTNSTIVYLIFIHKNLHEPMYIFIAALLLNSVLYSTTIYPKLLIDFLSEKQVTTYSACLFQFFMFYTLGGSELPLLGAMAYDRYVAICKPLQYHIIMRKTTVGIFLVVAWLVPACHVAVQAIASAEAKLCDSNIKGIFCNNAVYTLQCQRSRLITVFGMVSLLDLVILPMLFIVFTYTIIFIVSYRSCKEIRMKAAKTCLPHLLVLISASVFFVYDISIARVELDFPKTARIIMTLQIVLYHPLFNPFVYGLKMKEISKHLKKLLCQAKIISCIKIGC